In the Candidatus Eremiobacteraceae bacterium genome, one interval contains:
- the dprA gene encoding DNA-processing protein DprA has product MIPIVVTDDFELGWLLAVAGAAVWAPRPIAAWIAALGSAREVVAHVKSGEPPPDGIEPLPREARLRLAALDDESARCALDAARASGAHILTRDDQRYPSRLRDLCDAPLVLYCLGDATATEGRAIAIVGSRAATLYGRSVSAQFARDGVAHGAAIISGLARGVDAAAHTSAVDSGGRTVAVIGSGVSALYPQYHSLLADDIVAAGGAVFSEFPPAMKARAFHFPMRNRIVAALADATIVTEAASRSGALITARLADEFGRHVFAVPGDIDRPTSAGTNALIKDGVMAATSMSDVADTLGWSASQPSDATPCDALVAIMQTRPFDVDELSEVTGLPVAELAARLTLLELRGDVERRSGSTYAAVARRRPKNNASR; this is encoded by the coding sequence GTGATACCGATCGTCGTGACTGACGATTTCGAACTCGGCTGGCTCCTCGCGGTTGCGGGCGCCGCTGTCTGGGCGCCGCGGCCGATCGCTGCGTGGATCGCCGCTCTTGGAAGCGCTCGGGAAGTCGTGGCGCACGTCAAGTCTGGCGAGCCGCCGCCCGACGGCATCGAGCCGTTGCCGCGCGAAGCACGTTTGCGGCTCGCCGCATTAGATGATGAATCCGCGCGTTGTGCTCTCGACGCGGCGCGCGCGAGCGGGGCGCACATCCTCACACGCGATGACCAACGATATCCGTCACGACTGCGCGATTTGTGCGATGCACCGCTCGTACTTTATTGTCTCGGCGACGCGACGGCAACGGAAGGACGCGCCATCGCGATCGTGGGCAGCCGCGCCGCCACTTTGTACGGCCGTTCCGTCTCCGCGCAATTTGCGCGCGATGGCGTCGCCCACGGCGCCGCCATCATCTCAGGCTTAGCGCGGGGCGTGGATGCGGCGGCACATACGAGCGCGGTCGACAGCGGCGGACGGACGGTCGCCGTCATCGGCTCCGGTGTCAGTGCACTCTATCCGCAATATCATTCGCTGCTCGCCGACGACATCGTCGCCGCGGGCGGCGCGGTGTTCTCCGAGTTTCCGCCCGCGATGAAGGCGCGCGCGTTTCATTTCCCCATGCGCAACCGCATCGTCGCGGCGCTGGCCGATGCGACGATCGTCACCGAAGCGGCGAGCCGGAGCGGCGCGCTCATCACCGCGCGGCTCGCCGACGAATTCGGGAGGCACGTCTTCGCCGTGCCCGGCGACATCGATCGGCCGACAAGCGCGGGAACGAACGCGCTCATCAAAGATGGCGTGATGGCCGCGACAAGCATGTCCGACGTCGCCGACACGCTTGGATGGAGCGCGTCACAGCCCAGCGATGCAACGCCGTGCGATGCCCTCGTCGCGATCATGCAGACGCGGCCGTTCGACGTCGACGAATTGTCTGAGGTCACGGGGCTTCCGGTGGCGGAGCTCGCGGCGCGGCTCACGCTGCTCGAACTGCGCGGCGATGTGGAGCGCCGCTCGGGCAGCACGTACGCAGCGGTGGCGCGCCGCCGGCCGAAGAACAACGCGTCACGATGA
- a CDS encoding HAD-IA family hydrolase yields the protein MRAVFFDAGYTLLCMEPDQETLFLRTCKRIDVEIDTSRLTAAVKRANLLLGPKPANAVAVPFSQDSVDKFWIDYHREVLAGCASHSGAADRAEDVYRTFAAALDWRVYDDVRGLLRSLRARGLMLGVISNWTGDLDDVLHRVDLREHFDFVLDSAHVGFEKPHADIFLEALRRAGCAPHHALHVGDSPEHDVVGALASGLHAVLLDRHDRHASFTRSPRIRSLADVEQFM from the coding sequence GTGCGCGCAGTCTTCTTCGACGCGGGCTACACGCTCCTCTGTATGGAGCCCGATCAGGAGACGCTGTTTTTGCGGACATGCAAGCGGATCGATGTCGAAATAGATACGAGCAGATTGACGGCGGCCGTCAAACGCGCGAATCTATTGCTTGGGCCAAAACCCGCAAACGCAGTAGCCGTACCGTTTTCCCAAGATTCCGTCGACAAGTTTTGGATCGACTACCATCGCGAAGTGCTCGCCGGTTGCGCATCCCACAGCGGCGCCGCCGATCGCGCCGAAGACGTCTACCGCACGTTTGCTGCCGCTTTGGACTGGCGCGTCTACGACGATGTTAGGGGTTTGTTGAGGTCGCTTCGCGCGCGCGGACTGATGCTCGGGGTCATCTCGAACTGGACCGGCGATCTCGATGATGTGCTGCATCGGGTCGACTTGCGCGAACATTTCGATTTCGTCCTCGATTCGGCGCACGTCGGATTTGAAAAGCCGCACGCCGATATTTTCTTGGAAGCGCTGCGCCGTGCGGGCTGCGCCCCGCATCACGCGCTGCATGTGGGCGACTCTCCCGAACATGATGTGGTCGGCGCGCTCGCCAGCGGTCTGCATGCAGTGCTGCTTGACCGCCACGATCGTCACGCTTCCTTTACCCGCTCGCCCCGCATCCGCTCCCTCGCCGACGTAGAACAATTCATGTAG
- the dut gene encoding dUTP diphosphatase: MSSYDAAASARILVLPEGAGLPLPAYMTPDAAGCDLCAAIDEPLLLLPGDRALVPAGFAIALPRGLEAQVRPRSGLALRHGVTCLNSPGTIDADYRGPVGVILVNHGREPYQVRRGDRIAQMVIARVERVSFDVANELDETPRARGGFGSTGM, from the coding sequence ATGAGCTCATACGACGCGGCCGCATCGGCGCGCATCCTCGTGTTGCCGGAAGGCGCGGGCTTGCCGTTGCCCGCGTACATGACGCCCGACGCCGCGGGCTGCGATCTTTGCGCCGCGATCGACGAGCCGCTGTTGCTGCTTCCCGGCGATCGCGCGCTCGTGCCCGCCGGTTTTGCGATCGCGCTGCCGCGCGGACTCGAAGCGCAAGTGCGGCCGCGCAGCGGTCTCGCGCTGCGCCACGGCGTGACGTGTCTCAATTCGCCCGGCACGATCGACGCGGACTATCGCGGACCCGTGGGCGTCATCCTCGTCAACCACGGGCGCGAGCCATATCAGGTGAGGCGCGGCGACCGCATCGCGCAGATGGTCATCGCGCGCGTTGAGCGCGTTTCGTTCGACGTCGCGAACGAACTTGACGAGACGCCGCGTGCGCGCGGCGGCTTCGGCTCCACGGGGATGTAG
- a CDS encoding 23S rRNA (pseudouridine(1915)-N(3))-methyltransferase RlmH: MNVDLIAVGKIREAYVREGCALYITRLEPLLPVRTVEVKASTMAEEGAALLKRCPEGSAVWALDRSGRELSSESLARRLRSIERTGARRFALVIGGADGLAQGVLARADFVWSLSQLTLLHEMARLVVLEQLYRAVKINRGEPYHR, from the coding sequence ATGAACGTTGACCTCATCGCGGTCGGCAAGATCCGGGAAGCATATGTGCGCGAAGGATGCGCGCTCTACATCACTCGCCTTGAACCGCTGCTTCCGGTCCGAACGGTCGAAGTCAAAGCGTCGACGATGGCTGAGGAAGGCGCTGCGCTCCTGAAGCGCTGCCCTGAAGGCTCCGCGGTCTGGGCGCTCGATCGATCCGGTCGAGAATTGTCATCCGAATCGTTGGCGCGCCGCCTGCGATCAATCGAGCGAACCGGAGCACGCCGGTTCGCGCTCGTCATCGGCGGAGCGGACGGACTCGCGCAGGGCGTCCTCGCGCGCGCCGATTTCGTCTGGTCGCTCTCGCAGCTGACGCTTCTTCACGAGATGGCGCGGCTTGTCGTGCTCGAGCAATTGTATCGCGCCGTGAAGATCAATCGCGGCGAGCCGTACCACCGCTGA
- a CDS encoding VOC family protein, whose protein sequence is MPLTLGTFGHICIAVTNPKRSAQFWTKKLNLRKEFEFPGGVVVGNDAVALVLMRGKPSPKTIDHISFHVKSKAALRAALAELKRKKVDLEDPGDEIGPEAPGSPNLGLWFHDPDGYRWELSALAPKPRKKR, encoded by the coding sequence ATGCCGTTGACGCTCGGCACGTTCGGCCACATCTGCATCGCCGTGACAAACCCCAAACGTAGCGCGCAGTTCTGGACCAAGAAACTCAACCTCCGCAAAGAGTTCGAATTTCCCGGCGGCGTCGTCGTCGGCAACGACGCGGTGGCGCTCGTGCTCATGCGGGGCAAGCCCAGTCCCAAGACGATCGATCACATCTCGTTCCACGTGAAGAGCAAAGCCGCGCTGCGCGCCGCACTCGCAGAGCTTAAACGCAAGAAAGTGGATTTAGAAGATCCAGGCGACGAGATCGGACCCGAAGCGCCGGGTTCGCCGAACCTCGGGTTGTGGTTCCATGATCCCGACGGCTATCGATGGGAGCTCTCCGCGCTCGCTCCGAAGCCGCGCAAGAAGCGCTAA
- a CDS encoding carbon-nitrogen hydrolase, producing MNAKVWVPQFDLALVQMTCSDDMQANLAKAERRVREAAARGARVICLQELFATRYFCQREDRRFFDLAEPVPGPITERFSRLAAELDVVVVVSVFERRAAGVYHNTAVVVDADGAIAGIYRKMHIPDDPLYHEKFYFSPGDLSFRAFDTKYARIGVLVCWDQWFPEAARLMALAGASLIVYPTAIGWHPSEKHTEGAAQLDAWETVQRGHAIANGVYVAAVNRVGREVIERDGLEFWGRSFVADPLGRIVARGGGHEEIVTATCAASVIEETRRYWPFLRDRRIDAYGDLSKRLRDDLR from the coding sequence ATGAACGCAAAGGTTTGGGTGCCGCAATTCGACCTCGCCCTCGTGCAGATGACGTGCTCGGACGATATGCAAGCCAACCTTGCAAAAGCCGAGCGGCGCGTTCGAGAGGCGGCAGCCCGAGGCGCCCGCGTTATCTGCTTACAAGAGCTCTTCGCGACACGGTACTTCTGCCAGCGCGAAGATCGCCGGTTTTTCGATCTTGCCGAACCGGTTCCGGGGCCGATCACGGAGCGCTTTTCGAGGCTTGCGGCCGAGCTCGACGTCGTGGTGGTCGTATCGGTCTTCGAGCGGCGCGCCGCCGGCGTGTATCACAACACCGCTGTCGTCGTGGATGCGGATGGCGCGATCGCCGGTATCTACCGAAAGATGCACATCCCCGACGATCCGCTCTACCATGAGAAGTTCTACTTCTCGCCCGGCGATCTCAGTTTTCGCGCGTTCGACACGAAGTACGCGCGCATCGGCGTGCTCGTTTGCTGGGATCAATGGTTCCCGGAAGCCGCCCGGCTCATGGCGCTAGCCGGCGCGTCGCTCATCGTCTATCCGACCGCGATCGGCTGGCACCCCTCGGAAAAGCACACGGAAGGCGCGGCGCAGCTCGATGCCTGGGAGACCGTTCAGCGTGGCCACGCCATCGCAAACGGCGTCTACGTCGCCGCGGTCAATCGTGTCGGTCGCGAAGTCATCGAACGCGATGGGCTGGAATTTTGGGGGCGGTCCTTTGTGGCAGATCCGCTTGGTCGGATCGTCGCTCGCGGCGGCGGCCATGAAGAGATCGTAACCGCGACGTGCGCCGCGAGCGTCATCGAAGAGACGCGCCGCTATTGGCCCTTCTTGCGCGACCGGCGGATCGATGCATACGGCGATCTGAGCAAGCGGCTGCGCGACGACCTGCGCTGA
- the nrdR gene encoding transcriptional regulator NrdR — MLCPLCRVGETRVIDSRDDESAIRRRRECFACRHRFTTYERIEAARLFIVKKDGRREPYSREKLLAGLRRACEKRPVSETAMQETADGVLRELHARGENEYPSSLVGELLMDALKKLDKVAYIRFASVYRSFEDLSSFQAEIAELSSGGE; from the coding sequence ATGCTCTGCCCACTATGCCGCGTCGGCGAGACGCGGGTCATCGACAGCCGCGACGACGAGAGCGCCATCCGACGGCGCCGAGAATGTTTTGCTTGCCGGCATCGCTTCACCACCTACGAGCGGATCGAGGCCGCGCGCCTTTTCATCGTCAAAAAAGATGGCCGGCGCGAACCGTATAGCCGCGAAAAGCTGCTCGCTGGTTTGCGCCGCGCGTGCGAAAAACGTCCGGTGTCGGAGACGGCGATGCAAGAGACAGCCGACGGTGTTCTGCGCGAATTGCACGCGCGCGGCGAAAACGAATATCCGTCGTCGCTCGTAGGCGAATTGCTGATGGACGCGCTGAAGAAACTCGACAAGGTCGCATACATCCGCTTCGCGTCGGTCTATCGATCGTTCGAGGACCTGAGCTCGTTTCAAGCCGAGATCGCCGAACTCTCGTCGGGCGGCGAATGA
- a CDS encoding DUF1003 domain-containing protein, giving the protein MTERASLLSHPNENVEDHPLVRDVNAEHQENLSVVEKYCKKIADATGAPAALALAIVSQIVWVVVGVLTKWDPFPFVFLLTCSNILQLILIFVIAVAQRQSGEHAELRAEADHESIARLLHHQEVQEELLVRLAQQSQCDITDIKAAIQSLLEPAA; this is encoded by the coding sequence ATGACAGAGCGCGCGTCTTTGCTATCGCACCCGAACGAAAACGTCGAGGACCATCCGCTCGTCCGCGACGTCAACGCCGAACATCAAGAGAATTTGAGCGTCGTCGAAAAATACTGCAAGAAGATCGCCGACGCGACCGGAGCGCCGGCCGCACTCGCCCTCGCTATCGTCTCGCAGATCGTCTGGGTCGTCGTGGGCGTGTTGACGAAGTGGGACCCCTTCCCATTCGTCTTCCTGCTGACGTGCTCAAATATCTTGCAGTTGATATTGATCTTCGTCATCGCAGTGGCGCAGCGGCAATCCGGTGAGCACGCCGAGCTGCGCGCGGAAGCCGATCACGAATCGATCGCGCGGCTGCTGCACCATCAAGAAGTGCAGGAAGAACTGCTCGTGCGCCTCGCGCAGCAATCGCAGTGCGATATCACGGACATCAAAGCGGCGATCCAGTCGCTCTTGGAGCCCGCCGCGTAA
- a CDS encoding DNA-3-methyladenine glycosylase I encodes MAPHWFLAIDTERLRPLLRGNLKCVASREFALTCASGSIPVIAASAVSHGIRAILVAQTRAHVRAIVRTFCARATARSLGNIRWRAAALIESVAPGDVATRAAFVHACAEADRGTQMTIRPIKPGSAAAVRRTASTLRSIEDAVNARLGADEAARRMRRYMADHDAPADDAVAFGRLCAVVFAQGLGFQAVEAKSDALREAFAGYDAGAVSHFDDADIARVMAAPIIRNEGKVRACVKNASRWFAIAAEHGTFLGGVALVAADDDAAAGWPALVERLRSSFARIGETAARQALKRWGFFTAFAHPGSRRVLERLGLIAENSAAAAVQCFVGSVARAIGRDPYEVEACLALFASHGPCRPLPKCGTCELVDRCAHGQSSSPEKREVAEEVVRSSPLSEMPEACHRQ; translated from the coding sequence GTGGCTCCTCACTGGTTTCTTGCGATCGATACGGAGCGCTTACGACCGCTGCTTCGCGGCAATCTCAAATGCGTCGCTTCGCGCGAGTTCGCGCTCACGTGCGCATCGGGCAGCATACCCGTCATCGCGGCAAGCGCCGTCTCCCACGGGATACGCGCGATTCTGGTCGCTCAGACGCGCGCACACGTGCGAGCGATCGTGCGAACGTTTTGCGCGCGCGCGACAGCGCGATCGTTAGGGAATATCCGATGGCGCGCGGCCGCTTTGATCGAATCGGTCGCACCCGGCGACGTCGCGACTCGAGCCGCCTTTGTTCACGCATGTGCTGAAGCAGACCGAGGAACACAGATGACGATTCGACCTATAAAACCCGGAAGCGCGGCGGCGGTTCGCCGCACAGCATCCACTCTTCGATCAATCGAGGACGCGGTCAACGCGCGGTTGGGCGCCGATGAAGCGGCGCGGCGCATGAGGCGCTACATGGCCGATCACGATGCTCCGGCCGATGACGCCGTCGCGTTTGGCCGTCTCTGCGCGGTGGTCTTTGCCCAAGGCCTCGGCTTCCAGGCGGTCGAGGCCAAGTCCGATGCGCTTCGCGAGGCGTTCGCCGGATACGACGCGGGCGCGGTTTCACATTTCGACGACGCGGACATCGCGCGCGTGATGGCCGCTCCGATCATCCGCAACGAGGGCAAAGTCCGCGCATGCGTCAAGAACGCGTCGCGTTGGTTCGCGATCGCCGCCGAACACGGCACGTTTCTCGGAGGCGTCGCTCTCGTCGCCGCAGACGACGACGCGGCGGCCGGGTGGCCCGCCCTCGTTGAACGGCTGCGATCGTCGTTCGCCCGCATCGGCGAAACCGCCGCGCGTCAGGCGCTCAAACGCTGGGGCTTCTTCACCGCGTTTGCGCATCCGGGAAGCCGTCGCGTACTTGAGCGCCTCGGCCTGATCGCTGAAAATTCCGCCGCCGCCGCGGTGCAGTGTTTCGTCGGATCGGTCGCGCGCGCTATCGGACGCGATCCGTACGAAGTCGAAGCGTGCCTCGCGCTGTTCGCGTCGCATGGGCCGTGCCGTCCGCTTCCCAAATGCGGGACCTGCGAACTCGTCGACCGGTGCGCCCACGGCCAAAGCAGCAGCCCCGAAAAACGTGAGGTCGCGGAGGAAGTCGTGCGCAGCTCACCTCTGAGTGAAATGCCAGAAGCCTGCCATCGGCAGTGA
- a CDS encoding 2-dehydropantoate 2-reductase: MRCLIVGAGAVGQYFAARLAMAGHDAVLFARADARDIINQRGVTLRSAGGEWPIAVGAAASVDDARLRDPFELAIVAVKSFSTDGAAESIASIGACDQSTLLTVQNGLGNEEVLASRFGADRVLAGALTVPVDRVDETTIEAPSKGGLSLAPVGSAANNWVIAAFSNSGLPVRAADDWRALKWSKLLVNLTANAVCAALDMTPAQVYADPIAFSIERESLREAVDVMRASGVTPVPLIDLPAPQLAWAVSSLPSAILRMFMASRVSRARAGKLPSLLLDVRSGRRRVEVDWLNGAVAVRAAAVRMRAPANAVVTKILDGIAAGSIDRGLYRAQPDKLQADIEAARTNL; the protein is encoded by the coding sequence ATGCGCTGTCTGATCGTCGGCGCCGGCGCAGTCGGCCAGTACTTCGCCGCGCGGCTCGCGATGGCGGGCCACGATGCGGTGCTGTTCGCGCGTGCAGATGCCCGCGATATCATCAACCAGCGCGGCGTCACGCTGCGCAGCGCAGGCGGGGAGTGGCCCATCGCGGTCGGCGCAGCCGCGTCTGTCGACGACGCACGGCTGCGGGATCCGTTCGAACTCGCCATCGTTGCCGTCAAGTCATTTTCCACCGACGGTGCGGCGGAGTCGATCGCCTCGATCGGCGCGTGCGATCAGTCGACGCTGCTCACCGTGCAGAACGGACTGGGCAATGAAGAGGTGTTGGCATCGCGTTTCGGCGCCGACCGCGTGCTCGCCGGCGCGCTGACCGTGCCCGTGGATCGCGTCGATGAGACGACAATCGAAGCCCCGTCGAAGGGCGGCCTATCACTTGCGCCGGTCGGCAGCGCGGCGAACAACTGGGTCATCGCCGCATTTTCGAATTCGGGCCTTCCCGTGCGCGCTGCCGACGACTGGCGCGCGTTGAAATGGTCGAAGCTGCTCGTCAACCTCACTGCGAACGCCGTCTGTGCGGCGCTCGACATGACGCCGGCGCAAGTCTACGCCGATCCGATCGCGTTTTCGATCGAACGCGAATCGTTGCGCGAAGCAGTCGATGTCATGCGGGCAAGCGGCGTCACGCCGGTTCCGCTCATCGATCTGCCGGCGCCGCAACTCGCTTGGGCGGTCAGTTCGCTGCCGAGCGCTATCTTGCGGATGTTCATGGCGAGCCGCGTCTCCCGCGCGCGAGCCGGCAAACTACCGTCGCTGCTACTCGACGTGAGGTCCGGGCGGCGACGCGTGGAAGTCGACTGGCTTAACGGCGCGGTCGCGGTGCGCGCGGCCGCGGTCCGCATGCGTGCGCCGGCCAACGCCGTGGTGACGAAGATCTTGGACGGCATCGCGGCCGGCTCCATCGATCGTGGTTTGTACCGCGCGCAGCCGGACAAGCTGCAGGCCGATATCGAAGCCGCGCGGACCAACCTGTAA
- a CDS encoding arginine deiminase family protein translates to MEPLKARQAAEWHKARTILLCEPRLETALGLLVASAQNFPRPFGLEAAQAEHRRFRAALESRGAMVIDLRDALTTGCREPGTMREMLQSAALKNIEFDFDDGLDESQRTRIRHDAAIALEGMAPEHLAELLLLRPTVRVARNPDALDATTAFVARYDLRAATNSYYLRDPLITSGAGCTIGRLRLAVRQPENAIAELALRALGIEPLCRVQAPGTLEGGDFIPCGDFVLQGQGLLTNADGVAQCLAARAYGRVEVGVVRDERAQMDEMHLDCYLAVFDHDLCALCDDRVGDTEPLVDVYEPHGGADFTYRLVRTVRLRAYLESKGMRILGFSTKQRDGFAANGLLIGPRRYVCPAQSGHAWIELLREAGVELEILDFAQLTGGYGGPHCSSQVLVRG, encoded by the coding sequence GTGGAACCGCTGAAGGCGCGCCAAGCTGCGGAGTGGCACAAGGCCCGCACGATCTTGCTCTGCGAGCCGCGCTTAGAGACCGCGCTAGGCCTCTTGGTTGCGAGCGCACAGAATTTCCCGCGGCCGTTCGGTCTCGAAGCTGCGCAAGCCGAGCATCGGCGTTTTCGTGCGGCATTGGAATCGCGCGGCGCAATGGTCATCGATCTCCGCGATGCCCTTACGACGGGCTGCCGAGAGCCCGGCACAATGCGAGAAATGCTGCAAAGCGCCGCGCTCAAGAACATCGAATTCGACTTCGATGACGGCCTCGACGAGTCGCAGCGCACGCGCATTCGGCACGACGCGGCGATCGCGCTCGAAGGCATGGCGCCCGAGCATCTCGCAGAGCTGCTGCTGCTGCGACCGACCGTGCGCGTCGCGCGCAATCCCGATGCGCTCGATGCGACGACGGCCTTCGTCGCACGTTACGACCTGCGCGCGGCGACCAACTCCTACTACCTGCGCGATCCGCTCATCACGAGCGGCGCGGGTTGCACGATCGGGCGCCTGCGTCTTGCGGTTCGTCAGCCGGAAAACGCGATCGCCGAACTAGCGCTGCGGGCTCTTGGAATCGAGCCGCTCTGTCGCGTCCAGGCGCCGGGCACGCTTGAAGGCGGTGATTTCATCCCGTGCGGCGATTTCGTGCTGCAGGGTCAAGGTCTGTTGACCAACGCCGACGGCGTGGCGCAGTGCTTGGCGGCGCGGGCGTACGGCCGCGTCGAAGTGGGCGTTGTGCGCGACGAGCGGGCACAGATGGACGAGATGCACCTCGACTGCTATCTCGCGGTGTTCGATCACGACCTCTGCGCGTTGTGCGACGATCGAGTGGGAGATACCGAACCTTTGGTCGACGTTTACGAACCGCACGGCGGGGCAGACTTCACCTATCGGCTCGTCCGCACGGTGCGACTGCGCGCGTATCTGGAATCCAAAGGAATGCGCATCCTCGGTTTTTCGACGAAGCAACGAGACGGTTTCGCCGCGAACGGGCTCTTGATCGGACCGCGCCGTTACGTGTGCCCCGCGCAAAGCGGTCACGCGTGGATCGAGTTATTGCGCGAAGCGGGCGTCGAGTTGGAGATCCTCGACTTCGCGCAACTCACCGGCGGCTACGGCGGCCCCCACTGCTCGAGTCAGGTCTTGGTGAGAGGATGA
- a CDS encoding DoxX family membrane protein: protein MLRVFLGVIFAIAVRPKLMAGPAFAGMLRGFLSNVGLQNAHPFYQAIIANTLLPHVDVIAVLVVIAETCVAVALITGTATRLAGVVAMFLVTNYMFAKGLWWWNPSSNDGADFMIALALVIGAAGRTWGVDAHLARKWPRVPLW, encoded by the coding sequence ATGCTCCGCGTCTTCCTCGGCGTGATCTTCGCGATCGCCGTGCGGCCGAAACTGATGGCCGGCCCGGCCTTCGCCGGGATGCTTCGCGGCTTCTTGTCAAACGTCGGATTGCAGAATGCGCACCCGTTCTATCAGGCGATCATCGCCAACACACTGCTGCCGCACGTCGACGTCATCGCGGTTCTCGTCGTGATCGCAGAAACGTGTGTCGCGGTCGCGCTCATCACGGGCACGGCGACGAGACTGGCCGGCGTCGTGGCGATGTTTCTCGTCACGAACTACATGTTCGCCAAAGGCCTGTGGTGGTGGAACCCATCGAGCAATGACGGAGCGGATTTCATGATCGCGTTGGCGCTGGTGATCGGCGCCGCCGGACGGACCTGGGGCGTTGACGCCCATCTCGCACGCAAGTGGCCGCGGGTTCCCCTCTGGTAG
- a CDS encoding DsbA family protein: MAAVTMIYYMDVMSSWCTYSEPAIDEVRKRFGDDLAFEWRIAAIKGGQPPGYTQEAMRWWYERSGSMSGTKLNAAWLISPEGTWWPNLAAEAARSLGHTDDTVRRALAKAALIDGRPIQQRPVAEDVATGAAGLSPERLRAAMDDPAVVARIHATIAEFRELPCTMVPTFLISNEIGDVNMLSGAYRAEHLGACIEQLRADVRGYQAFGKAHPPPPGVS, translated from the coding sequence ATGGCTGCAGTAACAATGATCTATTACATGGACGTGATGTCGTCGTGGTGCACGTATTCCGAGCCCGCGATCGACGAAGTTCGAAAGCGTTTCGGCGACGATCTCGCGTTTGAGTGGCGCATCGCGGCGATCAAGGGCGGACAACCGCCGGGATACACGCAAGAGGCGATGAGGTGGTGGTACGAGCGTTCGGGATCGATGAGCGGTACCAAGCTCAACGCGGCGTGGCTCATATCCCCCGAAGGCACATGGTGGCCGAATCTTGCTGCCGAGGCCGCCCGATCGCTCGGTCACACCGATGACACCGTGAGACGAGCGCTCGCGAAGGCAGCCCTGATCGACGGGCGCCCGATCCAGCAACGCCCCGTCGCCGAAGACGTTGCGACTGGCGCCGCCGGGTTAAGCCCAGAGCGCCTTCGCGCGGCGATGGATGATCCGGCGGTCGTGGCTCGCATACACGCGACGATAGCGGAGTTTCGCGAGTTGCCGTGCACGATGGTCCCGACGTTTCTGATCAGCAATGAGATCGGCGACGTGAACATGTTGTCGGGCGCGTATCGCGCGGAACATCTCGGTGCCTGTATCGAGCAGCTGCGCGCCGACGTGCGCGGTTACCAAGCATTCGGGAAGGCGCACCCGCCCCCGCCCGGCGTATCGTGA
- a CDS encoding DUF5679 domain-containing protein, with the protein MPEAYCVKCKAKKEIKNPTQVTMKNGRPAVQGSCPDCSTKLFKIGASS; encoded by the coding sequence ATGCCCGAAGCCTACTGCGTCAAATGCAAAGCCAAAAAAGAGATCAAGAACCCCACGCAAGTCACGATGAAGAACGGCCGCCCCGCCGTCCAAGGATCGTGCCCCGACTGTTCCACCAAACTCTTCAAGATCGGCGCATCTTCGTAA